The Phragmites australis chromosome 1, lpPhrAust1.1, whole genome shotgun sequence genomic interval gTGGGAGATCCTGGCAGGGCCGGTGAGCCAGGAGGTGCCAACAGGGGCCCGTCGGTCGGCGAGCCAGGAGAGACCGGTAGAGGCACAGGGGCCAGTTGACGGTGCACAGGGGAGGTGGGCGCGGTGACACGCACGCATGAAGAGCCACTTGAGGACCCGGCTGCCGGCGCTGCGGCTCGAGCCAGGTCGCTGACAGGTGCGCCGGTCGGCCCGCTGGCAACAGCCCAAGACAAAGTGCCAATGGGGGCAGCGGGATGTGGTGGCGATGTGCAGTCGAAGACGGGCAGGGAGCCGTTTGCCAAGGGGACAGTGCTGGTGCCGCAAGCATCAGCCTGCAGTGAAAAACCGTGTGAAGATCTAGCGGTGAGGGTACCTGCACCAGCACAATCAATAGCACGAGGACCAATAGGCATCGGCACACTATCGAACTCCGACAAGAAATCAAAGTTAGATGAAGGGGGTGGTGAGTATATCTCAGCAAAAGGAAACGACGACTCATAAAAAATAACGTGCCGAGAAAGAATAATGCGATTGGAAGTTAAATCAAGGCACCTAACCTTTGTGATTCGGGGAATAACCAAGAAAGACACATAAGGTGGAACggggtgagagcttttgtgcaGCTGTAGCAGACAAATTGGGGTAGCATTTGCACCCAAAGACATGTAGGTGGGAGTATGTTGGTGGAACACCATATAGTGCATAAAATGGTGTAGTGAAATCTAGTGTTTTTGTAGGGTGATGATTTAGAAGGTAAGTGGCAGTGTGGAGTGCTTCGACCCAAAAAGAAGGAGGGAGGCTTGCCTGAAACAGAAGGGAGCGAATGATATTGTTTGTGGTACGGATGAGGCGTTCACCTTTACCATTTTGTTGAGATGTCTATGGGCACGACATACGGAGGTCTACACCATGTGTGAGGAAGAAGGTGCGGGCAGAAGAATTATCAAATTATCGGCCGTTGTCACATTGAATGCTTTCGATGGTGCGACCGAACTGGGtggaaacaaaagagaaaaagttAGAAAGAGTGGGAAACGTGTTCGACTTAAGACGAAGTGGGAACGTCCATAAAAAATGCGAGCAATCatcaagaacaacaagataataCTTGTAACCCGAGACACTAGCGATAGGAGAGGTCTACAAATCATaatgtattaaatcaaaattCTGAGTAGCACGGGAACTAGATGAAGAGAAAGGTAAACGAACATGTCGACCAAGCTGACAAGCATGACAAAGGGATGAGTGATGATCATGTTTATTACAAGAAATAGCAGCACTACTGGCTAACTGAGAAAAGGCTTCAAACCGAGATGACCGAGACGACGATGCTAAACGGTGGAGGACTGGGTGTCGGCGATCAGGGCATGTGGAGGAGTGAATGCCAACGTCAGGAAGAGGGGATAAAGCTGCCCG includes:
- the LOC133883153 gene encoding actin-binding protein wsp1-like, which codes for MPIGPRAIDCAGAGTLTARSSHGFSLQADACGTSTVPLANGSLPVFDCTSPPHPAAPIGTLSWAVASGPTGAPVSDLARAAAPAAGSSSGSSCVRVTAPTSPVHRQLAPVPLPVSPGSPTDGPLLAPPGSPALPGSPTMSPTLPSLVPAAAMALPPQPPTAVPIPSVTNDHPMVTRGMSGFRQPKEPLNLQATPLSPILKTYRGALTDPNGVIQ